In the genome of Prevotella sp. HUN102, one region contains:
- a CDS encoding Z1 domain-containing protein — protein sequence MGYLETYTNSLNNPSLAASIKKTAKEVADNVESQFDFSGQLTGLLLGNVQSGKTGQMLGVISDLADKGFRVFILLTTDNVDLQRQTYNRVKDALTTFTVLSESDVVSFNPQNLLKPIVIVLKKNTSVLRKWGNLLASSQLNTGLCLCIFDDEADAASLNTLVNKNRTSTINKHLQKIKETASSSLYFEVTATPQSIILQSIVSGWKPAFINYFKPGEAYWGGNFFYSNPTSYCIRFTSENELEEISEEGDILCPEGLRKSIMSFLVVCAYKRIKGETNCNFMIHPSIRIAIHNKFTECVQEYLNLLQQSTSDAGFIEQLKEAWSDLQQTKPDLTHYDDIYEQVIDILDNTLICVIPLNSKSFICRDSNNPDALDLSKGFNIVVGGNTLGRGITFPHLQTVYYCRSSKTPQADTFWQHSRIFGYDREKELVRIYIPHTLHSLFVSLNEANEILIKQIENGIDNVQIIYPEGIKPTRKNVLDNKYLNMIVGGVNMFASNPISRYTQDIDDIVDAYTNSEYVDVPAELLINILGKTGSDIQSDFDSKKYIACIKALQEKRPTIKCRLIVRVNRDISKGTGTLLSPTDRKLGDKFNDDITLTIYRVNGSVNKGWEGIPIWIPNIKFPDGICFYDITE from the coding sequence ATGGGTTATCTTGAAACATACACTAATTCGTTAAATAATCCGTCTCTTGCTGCTTCTATAAAAAAGACAGCAAAGGAAGTTGCCGACAATGTAGAAAGCCAATTTGATTTCTCTGGTCAATTAACAGGATTACTATTAGGTAATGTCCAAAGTGGTAAAACAGGGCAAATGTTAGGAGTTATCTCTGATTTAGCAGATAAGGGTTTTCGTGTGTTCATACTATTAACAACTGACAATGTCGACCTACAAAGACAGACATACAATAGAGTTAAAGATGCATTGACAACATTTACCGTTTTATCGGAGAGCGATGTAGTTTCTTTTAACCCTCAAAATCTATTAAAACCCATAGTCATTGTGTTAAAGAAAAACACAAGTGTATTGAGAAAATGGGGTAATTTATTAGCCTCTTCACAACTGAACACAGGCTTATGCTTGTGTATTTTTGATGACGAGGCTGATGCTGCAAGTCTTAACACTTTAGTAAATAAGAATAGAACAAGTACAATAAATAAGCATCTTCAAAAGATAAAAGAAACCGCATCTTCATCACTTTATTTCGAAGTTACTGCAACTCCACAATCAATTATATTGCAATCAATAGTATCAGGTTGGAAGCCTGCATTTATAAACTATTTCAAGCCAGGTGAAGCATATTGGGGAGGTAATTTCTTTTATTCCAATCCGACTTCATATTGTATCAGATTTACATCTGAAAATGAATTAGAAGAAATTAGCGAAGAAGGGGATATATTATGCCCAGAAGGTTTAAGAAAAAGCATAATGTCCTTTTTGGTCGTATGTGCATACAAAAGAATCAAAGGTGAGACAAACTGCAACTTTATGATTCATCCAAGCATACGAATTGCCATACACAATAAATTTACTGAGTGTGTTCAGGAATACTTGAATCTACTACAACAATCAACTTCTGATGCAGGATTTATTGAACAATTAAAAGAGGCTTGGTCTGATTTGCAACAAACGAAACCAGACTTAACTCATTATGATGATATATATGAGCAAGTTATCGATATTTTAGATAACACTTTAATTTGTGTTATACCACTTAACTCAAAAAGTTTTATTTGTCGAGACTCCAACAATCCAGATGCTTTAGATTTATCAAAAGGCTTTAATATTGTAGTAGGAGGTAATACGCTGGGACGAGGTATTACATTCCCTCATTTGCAAACTGTATATTACTGCCGTTCATCCAAAACTCCTCAGGCTGATACATTTTGGCAACATTCACGAATTTTTGGATATGATAGAGAGAAGGAACTGGTGAGAATATATATACCTCATACATTACATTCTTTGTTTGTTTCGTTAAATGAAGCTAATGAGATTTTAATCAAACAGATAGAAAATGGTATAGATAATGTGCAAATAATCTATCCAGAGGGAATCAAACCCACAAGAAAGAATGTTCTTGATAACAAGTACCTAAATATGATAGTAGGTGGAGTAAATATGTTTGCCTCGAATCCTATCTCAAGGTACACACAAGATATTGATGATATTGTGGACGCATATACTAACTCTGAATATGTAGATGTGCCAGCGGAACTATTAATAAATATCTTAGGAAAAACAGGTAGCGATATTCAATCTGACTTTGATAGCAAGAAATATATTGCATGCATAAAAGCCCTTCAAGAAAAACGACCAACTATTAAGTGTCGTTTAATTGTTAGAGTTAATCGTGATATCAGTAAAGGTACGGGAACACTGCTCTCTCCAACGGATAGAAAGTTGGGTGATAAGTTTAATGATGATATAACTTTAACAATCTATCGAGTTAATGGCTCGGTAAACAAAGGTTGGGAAGGTATTCCTATTTGGATTCCCAATATCAAGTTCCCTGACGGAATATGTTTTTATGATATTACAGAATAA
- a CDS encoding S24/S26 family peptidase encodes MPGKLAVTEIQFANAQLLPEIVKMLNEGRTVTLRLKGFSMRPFLEDNRDKALLIKPSNVKIGDPVLAEIEPKHFVLHRIIRIEGENVTLLGDGNLGVEHCKLENIVGAVVGFYRKGRSEMDRTDAWKWKTYSRIWMTLRPARRYLLGIYRRLWIPVFGTI; translated from the coding sequence ATGCCGGGAAAACTTGCAGTAACGGAAATTCAATTTGCAAATGCACAGCTTCTGCCCGAGATTGTGAAGATGCTGAACGAGGGACGCACAGTTACGTTGCGTCTGAAAGGTTTTTCTATGCGCCCTTTTCTGGAAGACAACCGCGATAAGGCATTGCTCATTAAGCCCAGTAATGTAAAGATTGGCGATCCCGTTCTTGCGGAAATAGAACCGAAACATTTTGTGCTCCACCGTATCATCAGGATTGAAGGAGAGAATGTTACGCTCTTAGGCGACGGTAATCTGGGCGTGGAGCATTGCAAGTTGGAAAATATTGTCGGGGCAGTTGTTGGATTCTATCGCAAAGGCAGGTCGGAAATGGACAGAACCGATGCTTGGAAATGGAAGACTTACAGCAGAATATGGATGACTTTACGACCTGCAAGAAGGTATCTTTTAGGCATTTATCGCAGATTGTGGATACCTGTTTTTGGTACGATTTAA
- a CDS encoding restriction endonuclease PLD domain-containing protein, which produces MMDLLLTKNPIINSLRAKSINDYTSKYFETATQLNIATGFISNESIAELKRLVEYRERSLNLSLFIGMNYIDGFTKLQYDAVKELGANLLANGIGNVYVSPKALFHGKMYSFLKGDQCLGAFVGSSNLGSFIGTSQNLIESDIFFEADCGMQVHNRIVEITNILGEPISQAKPIENFKEPTTALLDGFEYVKKLSNDDKAKCLLKASQNVVRIPLKTEEKSNLNAYFGAGKVKGRFSRRDYYEVEIIISTKLPNRSIFPVSDDGNFTVITGDGYMFECACQGTNSKNFRSAHDLKILGRWIKGQMENSGALKLGEKVTEETLRRFGKSTLVLTQSIDKDFWILTLE; this is translated from the coding sequence ATGATGGACTTACTGCTAACCAAGAATCCTATCATTAATTCACTTCGTGCAAAGAGTATTAATGATTATACCTCAAAATATTTTGAGACGGCGACTCAATTAAATATTGCTACGGGATTCATTTCTAATGAGTCTATTGCAGAATTAAAGCGACTGGTTGAATATCGAGAACGTTCGTTGAATCTTTCGCTTTTTATCGGTATGAATTATATTGATGGATTTACGAAACTACAATATGATGCAGTAAAAGAACTTGGGGCAAATTTATTGGCAAATGGAATAGGCAATGTATATGTTTCACCCAAAGCTTTATTCCATGGAAAGATGTATTCCTTTTTGAAAGGAGACCAATGTTTAGGAGCATTTGTAGGCTCTTCAAATTTAGGAAGTTTTATTGGGACTTCTCAAAATCTAATAGAATCCGATATTTTCTTTGAGGCAGATTGTGGAATGCAAGTCCACAATAGAATTGTTGAAATTACAAATATTTTAGGAGAGCCTATATCGCAGGCAAAACCAATAGAAAATTTCAAGGAACCTACAACTGCTCTTTTAGATGGTTTTGAGTATGTAAAGAAGTTAAGTAATGATGATAAGGCAAAATGTCTTTTGAAAGCTTCACAGAATGTTGTTAGAATACCTTTGAAAACAGAGGAAAAATCTAATCTTAATGCTTACTTCGGGGCTGGAAAAGTAAAGGGCCGATTCAGTAGAAGAGATTACTATGAAGTAGAAATCATAATCAGTACAAAACTTCCAAACCGTTCCATATTCCCCGTATCAGATGATGGCAACTTTACTGTTATTACAGGAGATGGCTATATGTTTGAATGTGCTTGTCAAGGTACAAATAGTAAAAATTTCCGTTCTGCCCACGATTTGAAAATTTTAGGTCGTTGGATAAAAGGTCAAATGGAAAATTCGGGTGCTCTCAAATTGGGCGAAAAAGTTACCGAGGAGACATTAAGACGATTTGGGAAAAGCACTTTGGTGCTAACTCAGTCAATAGATAAAGATTTTTGGATTTTAACTCTTGAATAG
- a CDS encoding DNA cytosine methyltransferase, producing the protein MANIISLFSGCGGLDLGFEQVGDYTTVWANDFKHEACVTFRNHFGDIIVEGDIERIDPYNNPDIPDCDLILGGFPCQDFSIIWKQPGLNGERGNLYKSFLRFVDAKKPKAFVAENVKGILTANKKRAIEQIIQDFQDIAPGYIVKPRLYNFAEYGVPEHRERVLIVGIRVDTGFNFEHPKPTHGVGDGLQPLVTVGEAFKDVEKVKANNELIRCTERTKKIISLISEGGNFTDIPQDSPYYVKGMISHVYRRVHLNEPSKTIIAAGGGGTWGYHYPENRPLTNRERARIQSFPDDFIFYGNTTEVRRQIGNAVPPVGVHAVAKALKPLFLNDYERIDLVAELEALRNMPFSERYKLILK; encoded by the coding sequence ATGGCAAACATAATATCTCTATTCTCTGGCTGTGGTGGTCTGGATTTAGGATTTGAACAGGTCGGAGATTATACTACAGTATGGGCAAATGATTTCAAACACGAGGCATGTGTTACATTTAGAAATCATTTCGGAGATATTATCGTGGAAGGAGATATTGAAAGAATAGACCCTTACAACAATCCTGATATACCAGATTGTGATTTGATATTGGGCGGTTTCCCGTGCCAAGATTTTAGCATTATTTGGAAACAACCAGGACTGAATGGAGAACGAGGAAATTTATACAAGAGTTTCTTACGCTTTGTTGATGCAAAGAAGCCTAAAGCTTTTGTTGCAGAGAATGTTAAAGGAATTTTAACTGCAAACAAGAAAAGGGCTATTGAGCAAATAATTCAAGATTTTCAAGACATAGCACCAGGCTATATCGTAAAACCTCGTCTTTATAATTTCGCAGAATATGGCGTACCCGAACATAGGGAGCGAGTTCTAATTGTAGGTATTAGAGTTGACACAGGCTTCAACTTTGAGCATCCAAAGCCAACGCATGGTGTGGGTGATGGACTTCAACCATTAGTAACCGTAGGAGAAGCATTTAAGGATGTAGAAAAAGTTAAAGCAAACAATGAACTTATACGCTGTACTGAAAGGACTAAGAAGATAATTAGTTTAATTTCGGAAGGTGGTAATTTTACGGATATTCCACAAGATAGCCCATATTATGTAAAAGGTATGATTAGCCACGTATATAGACGCGTACATTTGAATGAACCATCAAAAACTATTATTGCAGCGGGTGGTGGCGGAACTTGGGGATATCATTATCCTGAAAACAGACCTTTAACGAATAGGGAGCGAGCAAGAATTCAATCTTTCCCTGATGACTTTATCTTCTATGGAAATACTACAGAAGTCCGCAGACAAATTGGAAATGCAGTGCCTCCTGTTGGTGTACACGCAGTTGCAAAGGCCCTAAAACCACTTTTCTTAAATGATTATGAAAGGATTGATTTAGTAGCAGAGTTAGAAGCTTTAAGAAATATGCCATTTAGTGAAAGATATAAACTTATACTTAAATAA
- a CDS encoding IS982 family transposase, with translation MADDFCKFFDALMAKYTLKPSDKRKYHRDSTMSKAEIMLIMILFHDSGYRCLKHFYLEKVCKHLRHLFPEVVSYNRFVELEREVAIPLALFIKKVLLGKCTDISFVDSTPLRVCRNQRIHIHKVFRGIAQRGKCSMGWFFGFKLHLICNERGELLNFMITPGGLDDRKPLEYKAFVEFIHGKLVGDKGYISKGLFQRLFVDGIQLITKLKSNMKGALMSVSDKLLLRKRAIIETVNDELKNIAQVEHSRHRSFDNFIVNLLGGIAAYCLFPKKPCINVQRTLDTQLALF, from the coding sequence ATGGCAGATGACTTCTGCAAGTTTTTTGACGCACTGATGGCAAAATATACGCTAAAACCGTCTGACAAGAGGAAGTATCACCGTGATTCCACGATGTCCAAGGCTGAAATCATGCTGATTATGATACTCTTTCACGATTCAGGCTATCGTTGCCTGAAGCATTTCTATCTTGAGAAGGTGTGCAAGCATTTACGTCATCTGTTTCCCGAGGTAGTCTCGTACAACCGTTTCGTAGAATTGGAAAGGGAAGTCGCCATCCCCTTGGCTTTGTTTATCAAAAAGGTCCTGCTGGGCAAATGCACAGACATCAGTTTTGTTGACAGTACACCTCTTCGCGTCTGCCGAAACCAGAGAATACACATTCATAAGGTTTTCAGGGGCATTGCCCAAAGAGGGAAATGCTCCATGGGGTGGTTCTTCGGATTCAAGTTGCATTTAATCTGCAACGAGAGAGGAGAACTTCTCAACTTCATGATTACCCCAGGTGGTCTTGATGACCGTAAGCCTTTGGAATACAAAGCCTTTGTAGAGTTTATACATGGCAAGTTGGTCGGTGACAAGGGATATATCAGCAAGGGGCTCTTCCAAAGACTTTTCGTTGATGGCATACAACTTATTACCAAGTTGAAAAGCAACATGAAAGGAGCATTGATGAGCGTCTCGGACAAACTGCTGCTCAGAAAGAGGGCTATCATAGAAACGGTGAACGATGAACTCAAGAACATTGCACAGGTGGAGCACTCCAGGCATCGGTCCTTTGACAATTTCATCGTCAATTTATTGGGGGGCATTGCGGCCTATTGCCTGTTTCCAAAGAAGCCGTGCATCAATGTACAAAGGACATTGGACACACAGCTTGCTTTGTTCTGA
- a CDS encoding PqqD family protein, giving the protein MKAKNGFNLRQVCGENIIVAEGKENIDFSNIISMNESSAFLWKEVQNLPSFTVDDMVRILTDAYDVDEDTARKDAATLASQWGTTGIIEGDDIPVIEESATLSENNSPVFEETPKEEKKEVLKKPSGVIEKENKVSQ; this is encoded by the coding sequence ATGAAAGCAAAGAATGGATTTAACCTCCGTCAGGTTTGCGGAGAGAATATAATTGTTGCAGAAGGTAAAGAGAATATCGACTTCAGCAATATCATATCTATGAACGAAAGCTCGGCTTTTCTGTGGAAAGAAGTTCAGAATCTGCCGTCGTTCACGGTAGATGATATGGTTAGGATTCTTACTGATGCCTATGATGTGGATGAGGATACGGCTCGAAAGGATGCAGCTACGTTGGCTTCGCAATGGGGAACAACCGGAATCATAGAGGGAGATGATATTCCTGTAATTGAAGAAAGCGCAACTTTATCAGAAAACAACTCTCCAGTTTTCGAAGAAACTCCAAAGGAAGAAAAGAAGGAAGTCCTAAAGAAGCCATCAGGTGTTATAGAAAAGGAGAATAAAGTATCTCAATAA